Proteins co-encoded in one Podospora pseudoanserina strain CBS 124.78 chromosome 7 map unlocalized CBS124.78p_7, whole genome shotgun sequence genomic window:
- the TPI1 gene encoding triosephosphate isomerase (BUSCO:EOG092644TW; COG:G; EggNog:ENOG503NW35) translates to MARKFFVGGNFKMNGTKESIKAIIKNLNEAQLDPNVEVVIAPSHLYLPIAVDAVTASTVSVSAQNVYAKPNGAHTGEVSVSQLKDLGLNWTITGHSERRAGGESDENVADKTKAAIDGGLSVIWCCGESLEEREAGNTVAVVEKQLAALAAKLSGNDWKKIVIAYEPIWAIGTGKVATTEQAQEVHAAIRKWLKAKVSDAVADKTRILYGGSVTAKNSKDLAKQPDIDGFLVGGASLKPEFVDIINSNQ, encoded by the exons ATGGCTCGCAAGTTCTTCGTCGGCGGCAACTTCAAGAT GAATGGCACCAAGGAGTCCATCaaggccatcatcaagaacctCAACGAGGCTCAATTGGACCCCAACGTTG AGGTCGTCATCGCCCCATCCCACCTCTACCTTCCCATCGCCGTTGATGCCGTCACCGCCAGCACCGTCTCCGTCTCGGCCCAGAACGTCTACGCCAAGCCCAACGGCGCCCACACCGGCGAGGTCTCGGTCTCCCAGCTTAAGGATCTCGGCCTGAACTGGACCATCACCGGCCACTCGGAGCGCAGAGCCGGCGGCGAGTCTGACGAGAATGTCGccgacaagaccaaggctGCCATTGACGGTGGTCTCAGCGTGATTTGGTGCTGCGGCGAGTCCCTTGAGGAGCGCGAGGCTGGCAAcactgttgctgttgtcgaaAAGCAGCTCGCTGCTCTTGCCGCCAAGCTCTCTGGGAATGACTGGAAGAAGATTGTCATTGCCTATGAGCCCATCTGGGCTATTGGTACTGGCAAGGTTGCCACCACTGAGCAGGCCCAGGAGGTGCATGCTGCTATCCGCAAGTggctcaaggccaaggtttCCGACGCTGTTGCTGACAAGACCCGTATTTTGTATGGTGGCTCGGTCACTGCTAAGAACAGCAAGGACTTGGCTAAGCAGCCGGATATTGATGGTTTCCTTGTTGGCGGTGCCAGCTTGAAGCCCGAGT TcgtcgacatcatcaactccaaccAGTGA
- a CDS encoding uncharacterized protein (EggNog:ENOG503P5FG; COG:S): MARETTNTKQAAKPVADVIELSSDSEPETVETKPQQIPSVENAPQEKPAHTGDYEQPLLKVVGIKYKTDKTENQPQQDMNSTPLSSKMTLRSKGTGSVKHKHVSIEIPLPSSSLLRKKASGDDESGEESGHEVFKTPMERRHITFNDSDQEDFVTPSEAPRRNPLELQIKAETAKEEAAMEEDEEESEDESDDEAPEAVSTRVAEAQTTKAAEAAAKAVEEQEAAAKRKRQERDAFLKQQAKERKQAKKPVVEADSEDELEEPTPAPVEKRKREVPKLLPLDLLESDDEDDESHEDNSGANNKRRKVDQVAALLRGPKLLRDQRVGSTVYRVEVKRGSEKLAPKAKKQSLNAKEALLKRNRTPQRRPGFRR, encoded by the exons atggcACGGGAAAcgaccaacaccaagcagGCCGCCAAACCTGTGGCTGATGTTATTGAGTTATCATCAGACTCTGAGCCAGAGACGGTCGAGACTAAGCCTCAGCAAATCCCATCTGTCGAAAACGCGCCACAGGAGAAGCCAGCTCACACAGGTGATTATGAGCAACCGCTCCTAAAGGTCGTCGGCATCAAGTACAAGACAGACAAGACTGAGAATCAGCCACAACAAGACATGAACTCCACACCGTTAAGCTCAAAAATGACTCTCCGGTCCAAGGGGACTGGCTCAGTTAAGCACAAGCATGTCAGCATTGAGATTCcactgccatcatcatccttgTTGCGGAAAAAGGCtagcggtgatgatgagagcgGAGAGGAGAGCGGCCACGAGGTTTTTAAGACACCAATGGAGCGCAGACACATCACATTCAACGACAGTGACCAGGAGGATTTTGTCACCCCCAGCGAGGCACCAAGGAGAAACCCCTTGGAGCTCCAGATCAAGGCCGAGACTGCGAAGGAAGAAGCTGccatggaagaagatgaggaggaatcAGAGGACGAGTCGGATGACGAGGCCCCAGAGGCTGTTTCGACGCGCGTTGCTGAAGCTCAGACCACCAAGGCTGCTGAAGCTGCTGCGAAAGCTGTTGAAGA ACAAGAAGCTGCCGCAAAGCGGAAGAGACAAGAGCGTGATGCGTTCCTCAAGCAGCAGGCTAAGGAGAGaaagcaggccaagaagccggTTGTAGAAGCTGACTcggaggatgagctggaaGAGCCAACGCCAGCTCCGGTTGAAAAGAGGAAGCGGGAGGTGCCTAAACTTTTACCTCTGGACCTTTTGGAgtccgatgacgaggacgatgagtCTCATGAAGATAACTCTGGCGCAAACAACAAGAGGAGAAAGGTAGACCAGGTGGCTGCACTTCTCCGTGGACCCAAGCTTCTTCGTGATCAACGGGTGGGATCTACCGTGTACCGCGTCGAGGTAAAACGAGGCAGCGAGAAACTTGCgcccaaggccaagaagcagtcTCTCAACGCGAAGGAGGCTCTTCTCAAAAGAAACCGGACACCTCAGCGGAGACCAGGTTTCAGGCGCTAA
- a CDS encoding uncharacterized protein (EggNog:ENOG503P77U): MALPVTSIMMPRACLAAARPLQRILVGASSRTHIPPLPRHHTQQVRLIRYRLAKREDANPKLLFTGEDIPSLDVWDRLSERAIARRIPPEITSEQMYEAVRSYCSIAIHNNDSWQPRLQSEFGIEPIVLHYAAISLSPLSDHKLCIHMLSTASSLGYHPSTISVMFFLSQISDFFDARLKPPFRDISARFRLLSRTSRDPDILTVQGLLALREDDQDAALRFFEQAIIAAEKGTGILPPLVPGDFVSDGDTKEVPGRPLRFSYEKSCYYNLGRLYRRKGQTAKARDAFVIAAADLRHIPALVDHARMVELGQTAEENKYREVLLVSGAKMGNVKAFRQMVVDLLIKYENPEKYSPKEFKEDPVDVRVIWEWCILTLGLGRTNGPFAFADKDEFERVHNAIRGNRARMSLVEQDAETEEVTLAIWVYPSKIANLGNLTGEPERFDITI; encoded by the exons atGGCTCTGCCCGTTACATCCATCATGATGCCACGAGCCTGTCTAGCAGCGGCAAGACCATTACAGCGGATACTAGTTGGGGCTTCTAGCCGGACACATATACCACCGCTTCCCAGACACCATACACAACAAGTTCGCCTGATTCGATACCGCCTAGCTAAGCGGGAGGATGCCAATCCAAAACTTCTTTTCACAGGCGAGGACATCCCTTCACTGGATGTATGGGATCGTTTAAGTGAAAGGGCGATCGCTCGACGGATTCCCCCAGAAATTACCTCCGAGCAGATGTATGAAGCGGTACGCTCATACTGTTCCATTGCAATTCACAATAACGACTCCTGGCAGCCAAGGTTACAAAGTG AATTCGGAATCGAGCCCATCGTGCTTCATTACGCAGCCATCAGCCTCTCGCCCCTAAGCGATCACAAACTATGCATCCACATGCtatccaccgcctcctccctaggctaccacccctccaccatctccgtgatgttcttcctctcccaaatAAGCGACTTCTTCGACGCCCGTCTCAAGCCACCCTTCCGCGACATCAGCGCCCGCTTCAGGCTCCTCTCCCGAACCAGCAGAGACCCCGACATCCTCACCGTCCAAGGCCTCCTCGCCCTGCGAGAAGACGACCAAGACGCCGCGCTTCGTTTCTTCGAGcaggccatcatcgccgctgAGAAGGGCACCGGTATCCTGCCCCCCCTCGTACCAGGCGACTTCGTCTCCGATGGGGACACCAAGGAAGTCCCCGGCCGCCCCCTCCGGTTCTCCTACGAAAAGTCCTGCTACTACAACCTGGGTCGGCTCTACAGGAGAAAGGGTCAGACTGCAAAGGCACGCGATGCGTTCGTTATCGCCGCCGCAGACCTCCGACATATCCCCGCGCTGGTTGATCATGCGAGAATGGTAGAGTTGGGGCAAACAGCCGAGGAGAACAAGTACAGGGAGGTTTTGCTGGTATCAGGCGCCAAGATGGGCAACGTTAAGGCATTCAggcagatggtggtggatttgttGATCAAGTACGAGAATCCGGAGAAATACAGCCCCAAGGAGTTCAAGGAGGATCCTGTTGATGTGAGGGTGATCTGGGAGTGGTGCATTCTTACGCTGGGTCTGGGTCGGACAAACGGCCCGTTCGCGTTTGCCGATAAGGACGAGTTTGAGCGGGTTCACAACGCTATCAGAGGCAACCGGGCCAGGATGAGTCTGGTCGAGCAGGATGCAGAGACTGAGGAGGTGACATTGGCCATTTGGGTCTACCCTTCTAAAATAGCAAACTTGGGGAACCTTACCGGGGAGCCTGAGAGATTTGATATCACAATATAA
- the CWC21 gene encoding RNA-splicing factor (EggNog:ENOG503P7G6; COG:A), which produces MSDNVGLSTPRGSGTSGYVQRNLAHPHHHQSSRLNPYSRPPPPTSSLQTQRKPDQGLLDHDRKRQIEVKVFAFRDELEEAGELTEEQIDEKCDELREKLKKEAEKGGGIGVGPRRNIKSFQVHELADAKMKESERLRQALRISKDYEEGGHWRRQEERKKGGMGEGVVRQEEEAVRDRAPPRERERRKERGGEREREDSQERYRERSPSGERYRERSGSRERYRERSGSRERYRERSVSRDRYRERSVSQEIPKGRDGGRDRYRERSISRDRYPERRRGSDRDDYDDEDRGDRR; this is translated from the coding sequence ATGTCCGACAACGTAGGCCTCTCCACTCCCCGCGGCTCAGGCACATCAGGCTACGTCCAGCGCAATCtcgcccacccccaccaccaccaatcctCCCGCCTCAACCCCTactcccgcccccctcctccaacttcctccctccaaacccaacgCAAACCCGACCAAGGTCTCCTCGACCACGACCGCAAACGACAGATTGAAGTCAAGGTCTTTGCTTTCCGCGACGAACTTGAAGAAGCAGGGGAATTGACAGAGGAGCAAATCGACGAGAAATGTGACGAGCTAAGAGAGAAACTGAAGAAAGAGGcggaaaagggaggagggattggggtagggccgaggaggaataTCAAGAGTTTTCAGGTTCATGAATTGGCAGAtgccaagatgaaggagagtGAACGGTTGAGGCAGGCGTTGAGAATTAGTAAGGATTATGAAGAGGGGGGGCAttggaggaggcaggaggagaggaagaaagggggtatgggtgagggggtggtgagacaggaggaggaggctgtgaGAGATAGGGCTccgccgagggagagggagaggaggaaggagaggggtggtgagagggaaagggaggataGTCAGGAGAGGTACCGGGAGAGAAGCCCGAGTGGAGAGCGGTATAGGGAGCGGAGTGGTAGTCGGGAGAGGTATAGGGAGCGGAGTGGCAGTCGGGAGAGGTATAGGGAGAGGAGTGTTAGCCGGGACAGGTATAGGGAGCGGAGTGTCAGTCAGGAGATACCGAAAGGGCGGGATGGTGGCCGGGATAGGTACAGGGAGCGGAGCATTAGCCGGGACAGGTACCCAGAGAGGAGACGCGGAAGCGATCGGGACGattatgatgatgaggaccgTGGGGATAGGCGTTGA
- a CDS encoding uncharacterized protein (BUSCO:EOG09264WF4; EggNog:ENOG503NV5R; COG:S): protein MPAIEGKPAQPVANQDDEIIFPPVTREHILHCSYDYWFPKYRTSCIRSEIIPLTPDFVSYIHEDGIVLADDPSSDPNQEQDEDGDWEPTNPSSDFPPPPRDPRDESGSEDDDDDEPTTARLPPNQRFPELHEKIESTIAQLGGSVAPKLNWSSPRDATWISRHPNTIKCTSANDIYILLKSSSFISHDLDHAFDDCAPTTTSQSSPLFQPVLVLRSYFNILPSLEFRCFVKDRNLVAITQRDPNYYPFLRSLRPHIVSRIRELFTKRLKFTFPEADFSFDVYIPEASYDDEVNRLGRARLIDINPWAPRTDTILFGWDELLEINVKRPVIGGPMSTQEQDGSEVESESDGDEEGEEEDRPELRLVEKDDPAAYNFSSPAFSAHKLPKDVVDASQAGEGGRGVGGDFEGV from the exons ATGCCCGCCATCGAAGGAAAGCCGGCGCAACCGGTCGCAAACCAGGATGACGAAATCATCTTCCCTCCTGTCACCAGGGAACACATCCTTCACTGTTCTTACGATTACTGGTTCCCAAA ATATCGCACATCCTGTATCCGTTCCGAAatcatccccctcacccccgacTTCGTCTCCTACATCCACGAAGACGGCATAGTCCTCGCCGACGACCCCTCATCCGATCCCAACCAGGAGCAAGACGAAGACGGCGACTGggaaccaaccaacccctcctccgacttcccaccacccccccgcgACCCCCGCGATGAATCCGGCtccgaagacgacgacgatgacgaacccaccaccgcccgcctccccccaaaccaacgCTTCCCCGAACTCCACGAGAAAATCGAGAGCACCATCGCCCAACTCGGCGGCTCCGTTGCCCCCAAGCTCAACTGGTCCTCCCCACGAGATGCCACTTGGATCTCCCGGCACCCCAACACAATAAAGTGCACCTCGGCCAACGACATTTACATCCTCCTCAAGTCCTCCTCTTTCATCTCGCACGACCTCGACCACGCCTTCGACGACTGCGCCCCTACTACCACCTCCCAGTCGTCACCACTATTTCAACCCGTCTTGGTTCTGAGGAGTTACTTCAACATTTTGCCGTCGTTGGAATTCAGGTGTTTTGTCAAGGACAGAAACCTGGTGGCTATCACGCAGCGCGACCCGAACTACTACCCCTTTTTGAGGAGTCTGCGGCCGCATATTGTGTCTCGAATCAGGGAGTTGTTTACAAAAAGGTTGAAGTTTACGTTTCCGGAGGCGGACTTTTCGTTTGATGTTTATATCCCTGAGGCGTCCTACGATGATGAGGTCAATCGCTTAGGGAGGGCCAGGCTGATTGATATTAACCCCTGGGCTCCAAGGACGGATACTATTCTTTTTGGGTGGGATGAGTTGCTTGAGATTAATGTTAAAAGGCCGGTTATTGGGGGGCCGATGTCGACGCAGGAGCAGGATGGGAGTGAGGTGGAGAGTGAaagtgatggtgatgaggaaggtgaggaggaggataggccggagttgaggttggtggagaaggatgaTCCGGCCGCGTATAACTTCTCGAGCCCGGCGTTTTCGGCGCATAAGTTGCCGAAGGATGTGGTGGATGCTAGtcaggctggggagggggggaggggagttgGCGGGGACTTTGAGGGAgtttga
- a CDS encoding uncharacterized protein (CAZy:GH16; EggNog:ENOG503NZM7; COG:G), whose translation MAFLAGVLPLLLATATILTIPLSSTLSLLILTPLALADCECGYLSTIGELLPNSHAPSHQQHHALFTDLIESDFTKLVPVGEGEATIAANTDWVRQAFNLSDQRARGKYGEMFAVENVDAAGKEEEDKGLKLVVRASVVEDMVPVAEIDTRRLDMYWGTFRASMKMTKERGTCSAFFWYFNDTQEIDMEFLSKDFDKSNDSYPVNLVLQSREAVLNGYDSAATSNFVKAYLPFDPTEGFHEYRIDYLPGRVYFYVDGGLLGKIEGEAVPSSAGHLILQHWSNGNGLWSGGPPGRDAGFVVRYVKAYFNSSREERQRDWENRCRYPGAEGAVCMVPDVLPTNGTAGEWFFMERGNMTNNQTVWRSEGGRGEGRKRLSGWVVLGVVVWFML comes from the exons ATGGCCTTTCTCGCAGGGgtcctccctctcctacTAGCAACCGCAACCATCCTCACCATTCCCCTCTCATCAACGTTATCACTTCTAATTCTCACCCCCCTAGCCCTAGCAGACTGCGAATGCGGCTACCTCTCCACCATAGGCGagctcctccccaactcccacgccccttctcatcaacaacaccatgccCTCTTTACCGACCTCATCGAGTCCGACTTCACAAAATTAGTCCCcgtgggcgagggagaagccACCATAGCAGCCAATACGGACTGGGTTCGTCAAGCATTCAACCTGAGCGATCAAAGGGCAAGGGGAAAATACGGAGAGATGTTTGCCGTGGAGAATGTGGACGCTGCcgggaaagaggaggaggataaagGGCTaaagttggtggtgagggcgagTGTGGTAGAGGATATGGTGCCTGTGGCAGAGATTGatacgaggaggttggacaTGTACTGGGGCACGTTTAGGGCTTCGATGAAAATGacgaaggagagggggactTGTTCGGCCTTTTTTTGG TATTTCAACGACACGCAAGAAATCGACATGGAGTTTTTGTCCAAGGACTTTGACAAGAGCAACGATAGCTATCCGGTTAATCTGGTTTTGCAGTCGAGGGAGGCGGTGTTGAATGGGTATGATTCTGCGGCGACGTCGAACTTTGTCAAGGCTTATTTACCGTTTGATCCGACGGAAGGGTTTCATGAGTATAGGATTGATTATTTACCTGGGAGGGTGTATTTTTatgtggatggggggttgttagGGAAGattgagggggaggcggtgccGAGCTCGGCGGGGCATTTGATTTTGCAGCATTGGAGTAATGGGAATGGGTTGTGGAGTGGGGGGCCGCCGGGGAGGGATGCTGGGTTTGTGGTGAGATATGTCAAGGCGTATTTTAATAgttcgagggaggagaggcagagggatTGGGAGAATAGGTGTAGGTATCCtggggcggagggggcggtTTGTATGGTGCCGGATGTGTTGCCCACTAATGGGACGGCGGGGGAGTGGTTTTTTATGGAGAGGGGGAACATGACTAATAATCAGACTGTCTGGAGGagtgaaggggggaggggggaggggaggaaaaggctgTCGGGGTGGGTAGtgttgggagtggtggtttggtttATGCTTTAG
- a CDS encoding uncharacterized protein (EggNog:ENOG503NW8F; COG:S): MPGASVAVMPSTATSTPASRKTSIAPERKYKCQFCNRAFSRSEHRSRHERSHTKERPFKCQKCRSTFVRRDLLLRHDRTVHAKDGGVPLHSDGKRRGGPKAARTVSGSSKSALAIDTSALSEQIEASSDGIFDVETAAMLVADIQHKARAAARANSEFGASPSSMTFPSNGSSMLEPTYTNAPLTLHQWDGFVPQDPKAHSITSNGSMSFDAQNPNQLLGGQHGNGLAPNMQAMINSLPPSAAGTPAPQSPFVQQRADSPADGAQSSTFKAPMINSDEERNVILDNIRGNDSEHAIPEGFRVPSLSSLNRYLATYFGLFHHHLPFLHPASFEPTQVSPALLLAVLSIGALYAFDQEQAYVLHIGSKVLVNQFLQNKENFSSRKCPLWTMQSSLLNMIFASWSGDAKGLEWACSIKGLLANMVAGNRYELKLRQEARGGRPPTRAEWVEDEGCRRTYYAVYIFFGLLTLTYNHTPAISFNEFEDLQLPSTEALWNLKVSEDAWQDHLRASPSVTIMKAHADLFQGEALKYSAFATRVMINALFLEVWYHKRSPEALQDVLTEYKLRIALETWEKSLDLCEPETVAVPLSAPHKGHPLIFNAKAMFRNARARLEVDLKGVQEALRYHESYEVAAAMANARDRVKRSSEMIKVIQECYDCIETAVRQGVRWVARTSPTNWSIEHPLCGMDLIIILSLWLYRLEHDEEQATEEELVMYNKIRELLGKDLDDRYVPQLSSLVARLWGSMLDEVVVWGITRLMGESFRLHSQALVGYVDDIAASSNVSTPSMTSQGADEDSVY; this comes from the exons ATGCCAGGCGCGAGCGTGGCAGTCATGCCATCAACGGCCACATCTACGCCGGCCTCCCGGAAGACGTCAATCGCGCCAGAAAGAAAGTACAAATGCCAGTTCTGCAACCGAGCTTTTAGCAGAAGCGAGCACAGAAGTAGACATGAACGATCAC ACACCAAGGAGCGGCCGTTCAAGTGCCAAAAGTGTCGCAGTACCTTTGTCAGACGTGATCTTCTCCTCAGACATGACCGTACCGTGCACGCTAAAGATGGCGGTGTTCCTCTTCACAGTGATGGAAAGCGTCGCGGCGGTCCCAAGGCGGCCAGAACTGTCAGCGGCTCTTCCAAGTCGGCGCTTGCGATTGACACGTCAGCTCTGAGTGAGCAGATTGAAGCTAGTAGCGATGGTATTTTTGATGTGGAAACTGCTGCGATGCTTGTTGCTGATATTCAACATAAAGCTCGCGCAGCTGCTCGAGCCAACAGCGAATTCGGTGCCAGCCCAAGCAGCATGACCTTCCCCTCGAACGGGTCGTCGATGTTGGAACCAACCTACACCAACGCTCCTCTCACTCTGCACCAGTGGGATGGCTTTGTCCCGCAGGACCCCAAGGCGCACTCGATCACTTCAAACGGATCGATGTCGTTTGATGCCCAGAATCccaaccagctcctcggcggtCAGCACGGCAATGGGTTGGCGCCGAATATGCAGGCCATGATCAACTCTCTGCCTCCTTCTGCCGCGGGCACCCCTGCCCCCCAGTCACCGTTTGTGCAGCAGCGCGCCGACAGCCCTGCCGATGGCGCTCAGTCGTCCACCTTCAAGGCGCCCATGATCAACAGTGACGAGGAGAGAAACGTGATTCTGGACAACATTCGTGGCAATGACAGCGAGCACGCTATCCCTGAAGGCTTCCGGGTCCCCAGCCTGTCGTCCCTGAACCGCTACCTGGCCACCTACTTTGGCCtgttccaccaccacctgccttTCTTGCACCCCGCTTCGTTCGAGCCCACCCAGGTTTCGCCTGCGCTTCTCTTGGCTGTTCTTTCCATCGGTGCTCTTTATGCCTTTGACCAAGAACAGGCTTACGTGCTCCACATTGGCTCCAAGGTGCTGGTCAACCAGTTCCTCCAGAACAAGGAGAACTTCAGCTCCCGAAAGTGCCCATTGTGGACCATGCAGAGTTCGTTGCTCAACATGATCTTTGCTAGCTGGAGTGGTGACGCCAAGGGTCTCGAGTGGGCCTGCTCCATCAAGGGTCTTCTTGCCAACATGGTCGCCGGGAATCGTTACGAGTTGAAGCTTCGTCAGGAGGCTCGTGGTGGTCGCCCGCCGACCCGTGCTGagtgggttgaggatgaAGGATGCCGCCGCACCTACTATGCCGTCTACATCTTCTTCGGCCTCCTCACTCTTACGTACAACCATACTCCGGCCATCAGCTTCAACGAGTTTGAGGATCTTCAGCTGCCATCCACCGAGGCCCTCTGGAATCTCAAGGTATCGGAGGATGCCTGGCAAGACCACCTCCGAGCTTCTCCCAGCGTCACCATCATGAAGGCCCACGCCGATCTGTTCCAAGGAGAGGCGCTCAAGTACAGTGCTTTTGCCACTCGTGTCATGATAAACGCGCTCTTCCTCGAAGTCTGGTACCACAAACGCAGCCCCGAGGCCCTGCAGGATGTTCTCACGGAGTACAAGCTTAGGATTGCTTTAGAGACTTGGGAGAAATCTTTGGACCTCTGCGAGCCTGAGACTGTCGCCGTGCCCCTCAGTGCGCCTCACAAGGGCCACCCGCTTATCTTCAACGCCAAGGCCATGTTCCGCAATGCTCGCGCTCGTCTCGAGGTGGACCTTAAGGGAGTCCAGGAAGCTCTGCGGTACCACGAATCGTACGaagtcgccgccgccatggccaacGCTCGGGACCGCGTCAAGCGCTCCAGCGAAATGATCAAGGTCATTCAAGAGTGCTACGACTGCATCGAGACTGCGGTGCGTCAGGGCGTTCGCTGGGTTGCCAGAACGTCGCCAACAAACTGGAGCATCGAGCACCCTCTTTGCGGCATGGATctgatcatcatcctcagctTGTGGCTGTATCGTCTGGAACATGACGAGGAGCAAGCTACTGAGGAAGAGCTGGTCATGTACAACAAGATCCGTGAGCTTCTCGGCAAGGATCTTGATGACCGCTATGTACCGCAGCTGAGCTCGCTGGTGGCCCGTCTCTGGGGTTCCATGCTCGacgaggtggttgtttgggg AATTACTCGCCTCATGGGTGAATCCTTCCGCCTCCACTCTCAAGCTCTCGTCGGCTACGTCGACGATATTGCTGCCTCGTCGAATGTTTCGACACCGTCCATGACCTCTCAGGGCGCGGACGAGGACAGCGTGTACTAA